Part of the Polaribacter sp. Hel1_33_78 genome is shown below.
AGCATTAATAAACAGTCGAGAAATTAAGTCATTCTTTTTAAATTTTGGACAATTTAAAAGAGATAATTTAGACATCATCAGTCAAAAAAAACTCACTGTAGATACCTATCCAGCATTAATGATTAGAGCTAAGGTTCAAAAAGAAAATCATTTAGGAGAGAGAAGTGAATTTTTTAGAACCTCTTTTATAATTTTACATAAAGGATCAACTATTCAATTTTACACAAACAGTCAATATGAAATTGATTCTCTAAATGATCAAAAGATTCTTGAATCAATGATAAAATCAATAACTTTTCCCTACAAAAACTCTGATGAACAACTTGAACAAACGATTTGCGTAGTTTGCAGCGACGTAAATTACGCAAAAATAAAAGGACAAGATATGCCACCTTGGAAGCATACAATGGAAAAGTATTTAGGTTTTCAAGGAAATGACAGAGAGTTTAGGGCATTCTTTAACAACTTTTTAAATACATATAAAAACCAAATAATTTGTCCGCGATACAAAGTAAGCTCTCGAGTTTATCCTCCCCAACATCTCTTTAAAAGAATATTGGCTGTGGGAATGAATGAAACTTTTGAAGAATATTTCTTTGACCTAGGAGATGGTGATATTGATTATAATGCATACGAAATAGTTAATGGAAAAAAAGAAACAATTTTAGATTGGGTTGAAAACTGGATAGCATTGGGAAGAGGTGATGCTGAAGAATTAAGGGATGTTGCTTATAGCCTAAAAGATGAATTTGGAGCTAAACTTGGAAAAGACCTTACTACTAAGGAATCTAAAAAAAATTAAATTTCAAATTGAATACAAAAAATAACATTGCCTAACACCGTATATAATTTATTGCTGGCTTCTTGCCTACTTGCGAAAGTCCTCAAGGACTTTCTTGGTCGGTAATTATTTACTAAATTAGTTGTTTGAAACACGCAACAAACCATATACAACAACGTTGGGTTTAATGCTGAAAAATCTTATTAAAATTAAAAAATTCAATCTTTTTAGAATATAAAAAGAAGTAACTTGATAAAACTCAAAAAAAAGATAAATATGAAAAGAAGTTTAGTTTTATTATTGATTATAGGCTCAGTGTCGTTTGTTGCTGCTCAAGAAACATTAGATATATTAACGGTATCAGGACATTTTGGTAAACCACAACCTTTTGAAGCCGAATCTCCTTTCACAGGAGAAACAACTGAAAGAGGAGCTATGGTTAATTTAGTTGTTCCAATTGTATTGAATGAAAAACAAATTTGGTATAACAGTGTTAATTATATGCAGTGGAATGTTAATAATAATATTAATATGACTGATAATATAGCTAACCCAATCAAGGTACATGGACTTATTTTAAGAACAGGATTAATTCAGAAACTTTCAAACGGAAATTCTATTCAAGTGCTTTTTAGCCCTAGGTTAATGACTGATTTTAGAAATATAGATTCTAGACACTTCCAATTTGGAGGTACATTTATTTATGAAAAAGTGTATCATAAGAGATTGAAAATCGGTTACGGAATCTTGTATAACCAAGAAACATTTGGTCCTAATGTAGTTCCTTTGGTGAACCTAGAATGGAAAATTTCTGAAAGATGGTCTATGTCAGGTTTACTTCCAATTTATTCTAAAGTTAAATACAAAGTAAACGAAAAATTAAATGTAGGAATACATCATTTTGGCTTGGTAACTTCATATCGTTTGGGAGAAGAAACTTATCAGAATGACTATATAGAAAGAAGAAGTATCGATTTAGGTTTATTTGCTAGATACAATATTGTGGGTGGAATTCATATAGAAGGTAGATATGGATATTCTTTTGGTAGAAGTTACTCTCAGTATAATCAAGATGACAAAATTGATTTGGCTTTGCCACTTGCAACAATTGGAGATAATAGAACTCAGCTAAATGAAAGTTCTAATTTTAGTAATGGAGCATATGCACACGTAAGATTAGTATACGCAATTAAATTATAAATTGATTTTTTATAGATTATATTTACGGTAATAAAATTCACTATTTCAAATAAAAAAGCACTAAAACCCAACACCGTACAAAATTAATTGCTTTTTTTTAGCTTACTTAGGAAAAATTCTCGCGGATTTTATTTGTCAGTAATTATTTATTAATTTTATTGCTTAACAACAGCAACTAACCTTGTACAAACACGTTGCCCACAATAGCGGAAATCACTCAGACGGAATTGATTTGGGAACTGAAATGTGGATTTTTAAATAGTTGAGATCTAAGATAAAACGGATTGAAATTTGACTTTGCTATGAGAAAATTATGGCGGATTTTTAGCTTGTTTTCGGATTTGAAAAAAATAAAAAAACAGTGTACCGAAAATACTCGGACGGAATTTATCACTCGGGCGGATTTGAAAAATTTCGCAATACAAAATTGACTGATTGATTTTAAATAGACACCAATAATGACAAAAATTTGATTGAAATATTAAAAACTACAGTGGGCAACACCGTGCATAATTTATTGCTGGTGGATTTTCCTTGCGGAAAATCCTCGGACACTTCCAATGTTGGTTGTTTTTTACTATTTTAGTGCAATGATTT
Proteins encoded:
- a CDS encoding DUF6268 family outer membrane beta-barrel protein — its product is MKRSLVLLLIIGSVSFVAAQETLDILTVSGHFGKPQPFEAESPFTGETTERGAMVNLVVPIVLNEKQIWYNSVNYMQWNVNNNINMTDNIANPIKVHGLILRTGLIQKLSNGNSIQVLFSPRLMTDFRNIDSRHFQFGGTFIYEKVYHKRLKIGYGILYNQETFGPNVVPLVNLEWKISERWSMSGLLPIYSKVKYKVNEKLNVGIHHFGLVTSYRLGEETYQNDYIERRSIDLGLFARYNIVGGIHIEGRYGYSFGRSYSQYNQDDKIDLALPLATIGDNRTQLNESSNFSNGAYAHVRLVYAIKL